A genomic stretch from Flavobacterium sp. KS-LB2 includes:
- a CDS encoding cellulase family glycosylhydrolase, with amino-acid sequence MKKIVLLVFVSLSMASFAQGFIHRKGQEIVDGKNQNIVLRGLGLGGWMVQEGYMLQTGSFAGPQHVIKQKITDLIGAKNTKEFYDAYKANGITKRDIDSLAAWGFNSVRLPMHYNLYTLPLEQEAVSGQNTWLEEGFKMTDDLLQWCAANKIYLILDLHAAPGGQGKDANISDYDPTKPSLWESTANQDKMVALWEKLAIRYKDNPWIAAYDIINEPNWNFTGTNQNGCDENLNAPLRALQVRVTNAIRAIDKNHLIFIEGNCWGNNYNGMFPLWDENMALSFHKYWNQNDTASIQKMLDYRIQYNVPIWLGESGENSNVWFQEAISLVESNNIGWAFWPMKKIDNLAGVTSVTKTPEYNQLLKYWNNESAKPTVNFAKKALMQTAKNFKMKDLTIRYDVIDAMFRQVQTTDTKKYKNHSLPGKVFATDYDLGQNGFAYLDKDVANYDGTKFTKWNKGGMMRNDGVDIESCKDTSTNGYQVAFIEDGEWLQYTVEVPSKTTFDVAVRYASNVAGGKLYLEDENSRISETITIPASGGYDKWKTVTLKTVILKQGVHKIKVHFEKGNFNLNFLEFKKIK; translated from the coding sequence ATGAAAAAAATTGTTTTACTTGTTTTTGTTTCTTTATCGATGGCGTCATTCGCACAAGGGTTTATACATCGAAAGGGACAAGAAATTGTTGATGGAAAAAACCAAAATATAGTGTTACGCGGTTTGGGATTGGGCGGATGGATGGTTCAGGAAGGATATATGCTTCAAACCGGTTCGTTTGCAGGTCCTCAACATGTGATTAAACAAAAAATAACGGATTTAATTGGTGCCAAAAACACGAAAGAATTTTATGATGCCTACAAAGCAAACGGAATAACTAAGCGAGATATCGATTCATTGGCGGCTTGGGGTTTCAACTCTGTTCGCTTGCCGATGCATTATAATTTATATACGTTGCCTCTTGAGCAAGAAGCGGTTTCTGGTCAAAATACTTGGCTGGAGGAAGGTTTCAAAATGACCGATGATTTGTTACAATGGTGCGCTGCCAATAAAATATACCTCATTTTAGATTTGCATGCTGCACCAGGCGGACAAGGTAAGGATGCCAATATCTCAGATTATGATCCCACAAAACCATCACTTTGGGAAAGTACTGCAAATCAAGATAAAATGGTGGCGCTTTGGGAAAAATTAGCCATACGTTACAAAGACAATCCTTGGATTGCTGCTTACGACATCATAAATGAACCCAACTGGAATTTTACTGGTACCAATCAAAATGGTTGCGATGAAAATTTAAATGCACCTTTGAGAGCCTTACAAGTTAGAGTTACCAATGCCATTCGAGCCATTGATAAAAATCATTTGATTTTTATTGAAGGGAATTGCTGGGGAAATAATTACAACGGAATGTTTCCGCTTTGGGATGAAAATATGGCGTTGAGTTTTCATAAATATTGGAATCAAAATGATACAGCTTCGATACAAAAAATGTTGGATTACAGAATCCAATACAACGTACCGATTTGGTTAGGTGAAAGTGGAGAAAATTCCAATGTTTGGTTTCAAGAAGCCATCTCGCTGGTTGAGTCGAATAATATTGGTTGGGCTTTTTGGCCTATGAAAAAAATTGACAATCTTGCTGGCGTAACATCGGTTACAAAAACGCCTGAATACAATCAATTGTTGAAATATTGGAATAATGAAAGCGCTAAACCTACGGTTAATTTTGCCAAAAAAGCATTAATGCAAACTGCCAAAAATTTCAAAATGAAAGACCTGACCATCAGATACGATGTGATTGATGCGATGTTCAGACAAGTTCAGACAACCGATACCAAAAAATACAAAAACCATTCTTTACCTGGGAAAGTATTTGCAACGGATTATGATTTGGGACAAAACGGATTTGCTTATTTAGATAAAGATGTCGCAAATTATGACGGGACTAAATTTACCAAATGGAACAAAGGCGGAATGATGCGAAATGATGGAGTTGATATTGAATCTTGTAAGGACACAAGTACGAACGGTTATCAAGTAGCTTTTATTGAAGATGGTGAGTGGTTGCAATACACAGTTGAGGTGCCATCCAAAACTACTTTTGATGTTGCTGTTCGTTATGCGAGCAATGTTGCTGGCGGAAAACTTTATTTAGAAGATGAAAATAGTAGAATTTCTGAAACCATAACAATTCCGGCTTCTGGAGGATATGATAAATGGAAAACCGTGACTTTGAAAACTGTGATTTTAAAACAAGGTGTGCATAAAATTAAAGTGCATTTTGAAAAAGGGAATTTCAATTTGAACTTTTTAGAATTTAAAAAAATCAAGTAA
- a CDS encoding glycoside hydrolase family 30 protein produces MKRITTAVLLVTSFFAFSQQKSQAKRNSFSTKDKTIIVYTTAENTKLRLTQTDKLSFSSSKQPLETEISVFVEPTKTFQSFMGIGGAITDASAEVFARLSKEKQQELLNAYYDKEKGIGYSLLRTTIHSSDFSSGSYTYIEEGDSDLKTFNIDHDRKYRIPMIKEAIKTAGGKLLLYVSPWSPPAFMKSTGNMLKGGTLRPEYSQAWANYYAKFIKAYEKEGMPIWGLTVQNEPMATQTWESCIYTAEAERDFLKNFLGPTLKKEGLGDKKIVVWDHNRDLMNQRANVIFSDPEASKYAWGMGFHWYETWAGGAPMFENVQKVNEAYPTKNLLFTEGCVEKFDAKKYQFWANGERYGTNMIHDFNNGTVGWTDWNILLDQNGGPNHVGNFCFAPIHADTKTGELIYTPSYYYIGHFSKFIRPDAKRVSTAVSRSSLISTSFLNKDGKMVTIVMNQGEKNVTYNLIIANEKTVIEIPAHGIQTLVY; encoded by the coding sequence ATGAAAAGAATAACGACAGCAGTACTTTTGGTAACGTCTTTTTTTGCTTTTTCTCAGCAAAAAAGTCAAGCTAAACGCAACTCTTTTTCTACAAAAGACAAAACGATTATCGTTTATACTACAGCAGAAAATACAAAGTTACGATTAACACAAACCGATAAATTGAGTTTTAGCAGTTCAAAACAGCCTTTAGAAACAGAGATTTCTGTTTTTGTGGAACCAACTAAAACATTTCAAAGCTTTATGGGAATTGGCGGAGCAATAACAGATGCCAGTGCTGAGGTTTTTGCAAGATTAAGCAAAGAGAAACAGCAAGAACTTTTGAATGCCTATTATGATAAAGAAAAAGGAATTGGGTATTCGTTATTGAGAACCACCATTCATAGTTCTGATTTTTCGAGCGGAAGTTATACCTATATAGAAGAGGGAGACAGTGATTTAAAAACCTTCAATATTGATCATGATCGAAAGTATCGTATACCAATGATCAAAGAAGCCATAAAAACAGCTGGTGGGAAATTATTGCTTTATGTATCGCCTTGGAGTCCTCCTGCATTTATGAAGAGCACCGGAAACATGCTTAAAGGCGGGACTTTACGTCCAGAGTACAGCCAAGCATGGGCCAATTATTATGCAAAATTCATCAAAGCGTATGAAAAAGAAGGAATGCCAATTTGGGGATTAACAGTTCAAAACGAGCCGATGGCCACGCAAACTTGGGAATCTTGCATTTATACCGCTGAAGCCGAGCGCGATTTTTTGAAAAACTTTCTCGGTCCTACATTGAAAAAAGAAGGTTTAGGAGATAAAAAAATTGTGGTTTGGGATCATAATCGTGATTTGATGAACCAGAGAGCCAATGTTATTTTCTCTGATCCGGAAGCCTCAAAATATGCTTGGGGAATGGGTTTTCATTGGTATGAAACTTGGGCAGGTGGAGCACCTATGTTTGAGAATGTACAAAAAGTAAACGAAGCCTACCCCACTAAAAATTTATTGTTTACGGAAGGTTGTGTCGAAAAATTTGATGCTAAGAAATATCAATTTTGGGCAAATGGAGAACGATATGGAACCAATATGATTCATGATTTTAATAACGGAACTGTAGGTTGGACGGATTGGAATATCCTTTTAGACCAGAATGGAGGGCCAAATCACGTAGGTAATTTTTGTTTTGCACCCATTCACGCCGATACGAAAACGGGAGAATTAATCTATACACCGTCATATTATTATATTGGACATTTCTCAAAATTCATTCGACCAGATGCTAAAAGAGTCAGTACAGCAGTAAGCCGAAGCAGTTTGATAAGTACTTCATTCCTGAATAAAGATGGAAAAATGGTTACCATAGTAATGAATCAAGGCGAAAAAAATGTGACCTACAATTTGATTATTGCCAATGAAAAAACGGTTATCGAAATACCTGCACATGGCATTCAAACTTTAGTCTATTAA
- a CDS encoding glycoside hydrolase family 30 protein has translation MNTIKNTMKFLAVLTFTLLMSKCSPSGDTVDPAPAPAPTPPVAVTNEMDFWLTKGNQSVTLQKQTSVLAFGTTYNTYANIEVDDAKVFQTIDGFGYTLTGGSAQVINQLNTQKRQELLKELFGSDPNSIAISYLRISIGASDLNAAPFTYDDLPSGQTDMNLGNFSLAPDKTDLIPMLKEIVAINPNIKIMATPWSPPVWMKDNNGFVGGSLKPEYYAVYAKYFVKYIQTMKAEGITIDAVTPQNEPLHPGNNPSMLMIALHQADFIKNHLGPAFKAANLSTKIVAYDHNCNKPEYPIAVLNDPGANPYVDGSAFHLYEGDISALSTVRNAFPNKNIYFTEQYTSSTGSFDGDLKWHVKNVIIGSMRNWSKTALEWNLANNATFGPNTPGGCTTCKGALTINSSDSFTRNVGYYIIAHASKFVPAGSVRISSNFSGNLNNVAFKTPSGKKVLIVENDGNTSEIFNIKYNGNWVKTSLEAGSVGTYIW, from the coding sequence ATGAACACTATAAAAAACACTATGAAATTTTTAGCTGTATTAACTTTTACGCTGCTGATGTCAAAATGTTCTCCGTCTGGAGATACTGTTGATCCGGCTCCAGCACCTGCACCAACTCCGCCAGTGGCAGTGACAAATGAAATGGATTTTTGGTTGACAAAAGGCAATCAAAGCGTCACACTTCAAAAGCAAACATCAGTTTTAGCATTTGGCACAACCTATAATACCTATGCTAATATTGAGGTCGATGATGCTAAAGTGTTTCAAACAATCGATGGTTTTGGATATACTTTAACGGGAGGAAGTGCTCAGGTTATCAATCAATTAAATACTCAAAAGCGACAAGAATTATTAAAAGAATTGTTTGGTTCTGATCCTAATTCCATTGCAATAAGCTACTTGAGAATTAGCATTGGTGCATCCGATTTGAATGCCGCGCCATTTACGTATGACGATTTACCAAGTGGACAAACGGATATGAATCTGGGCAATTTTAGTTTGGCACCAGATAAAACGGATTTAATTCCAATGCTAAAAGAAATTGTGGCAATCAATCCAAATATTAAAATTATGGCAACTCCATGGTCGCCACCAGTTTGGATGAAAGACAATAATGGTTTTGTCGGCGGAAGCTTGAAGCCGGAATATTATGCAGTTTATGCAAAATATTTTGTCAAATACATTCAAACAATGAAAGCCGAAGGAATAACCATTGATGCTGTTACGCCTCAAAACGAACCCTTACATCCGGGCAATAATCCAAGTATGTTGATGATTGCATTGCATCAGGCTGATTTTATAAAAAATCATTTAGGTCCAGCTTTCAAAGCGGCAAATTTATCAACTAAAATTGTGGCGTACGACCATAATTGCAACAAACCAGAATATCCTATTGCGGTGCTGAATGATCCAGGAGCAAATCCTTATGTTGATGGTTCTGCATTTCATTTGTACGAAGGAGATATCAGTGCGTTGTCTACGGTACGAAATGCATTTCCTAATAAAAACATCTATTTTACAGAGCAATACACGTCTTCTACAGGAAGTTTTGACGGAGATTTAAAATGGCATGTAAAAAATGTAATCATCGGCTCGATGCGCAATTGGAGTAAAACAGCATTAGAATGGAACTTAGCCAATAATGCTACTTTTGGACCAAATACTCCGGGCGGTTGCACCACTTGTAAAGGCGCATTGACGATTAACAGCAGTGATAGTTTTACAAGAAATGTAGGATATTATATCATTGCCCACGCTTCTAAATTTGTTCCTGCCGGTTCTGTGAGAATTTCGAGTAACTTTAGTGGAAATTTAAACAATGTGGCTTTTAAAACGCCTAGTGGGAAAAAAGTTTTAATTGTTGAAAATGATGGAAATACTTCCGAAATTTTCAATATCAAATACAATGGGAACTGGGTAAAAACTTCCCTCGAAGCAGGTTCGGTAGGAACGTATATCTGGTAA
- a CDS encoding endonuclease/exonuclease/phosphatase family protein, translating into MGIFSNGQTLKVMTYNIRLDVASDGANAWSLRKDYFISQIQFYNPDIFGVQEARPNQVVDIATSLPEYNNVGIGRDGIGQGESSNIFYKKERFTVKESNTFWLSETPNIISKGWDAAYNRVCTYALFKDSKTKQLFWVFNTHLDHIGEEARTRGIQLILSKIKELNTKNYPVILMGDLNSEPKEDRIIMLKKAMDDTREVSKEKPFGPYGTFNNFKHNEPVTKLIDYIFISKNSILKVKKYAVLSDSKDLKYPSDHLPVYVEINFK; encoded by the coding sequence ATGGGAATTTTTTCTAATGGGCAAACATTGAAAGTGATGACATACAATATTCGCTTAGATGTTGCCAGTGACGGAGCCAATGCTTGGAGTCTTCGCAAAGATTATTTTATTTCTCAAATTCAATTTTACAATCCTGATATTTTTGGAGTCCAAGAAGCAAGACCAAATCAGGTTGTTGATATTGCAACTTCCCTTCCGGAATATAATAATGTAGGTATCGGAAGAGACGGAATTGGGCAAGGAGAATCGTCTAATATTTTTTATAAAAAAGAAAGATTTACAGTTAAAGAAAGCAATACGTTCTGGCTTTCTGAAACGCCGAATATAATTTCAAAAGGTTGGGACGCTGCTTACAATAGAGTTTGTACGTATGCGCTGTTCAAAGATTCAAAAACAAAACAACTCTTTTGGGTTTTTAATACACACTTGGATCACATTGGCGAAGAAGCCAGAACCAGAGGAATTCAATTAATTCTTTCGAAAATTAAGGAACTAAACACTAAAAATTATCCTGTAATTCTTATGGGTGATTTAAACTCAGAACCTAAAGAGGACAGAATAATAATGCTTAAAAAAGCAATGGATGATACTAGAGAAGTTTCGAAAGAGAAACCTTTCGGGCCTTATGGAACATTTAATAATTTTAAACACAACGAACCTGTAACTAAATTGATCGATTACATTTTTATTTCGAAGAATAGTATTTTGAAAGTAAAAAAATATGCCGTTTTGAGCGATTCAAAAGACTTGAAATATCCATCTGATCATTTGCCGGTTTATGTTGAAATAAACTTTAAATAA
- a CDS encoding family 16 glycosylhydrolase: MKNYMFVFALANFFMFFSCTSNANTEEETIMLPSNLSVSATVAGATAQNPNGDGSGTVNFNISATNATSYKILLGNGETKELTNGSFTYTYTTAGTNTYVIYVSAYNSGQFVSSTISVTVFVGSALVWSDEFNVNGAPDSSKWGYDLGAGGWGNNESQYYTNRPENVIVQDGLLKIKTLKESFSGSNYTSARILSKDKFSFKYGRVEIRAKLALGAGTWSALWMLGSNISTAGWPACGEVDIMEHVGNSQNRVHGSLHSPGRSGNTPDTSTVMVPNASTEFHVFSIDWTATSIKFYVDNQLFYTFTNSASLPFNQNFFLIINCAMGGNFGGAIDPNFTASTFEVDYIRVYN; encoded by the coding sequence ATGAAGAATTATATGTTTGTATTTGCTTTAGCTAATTTTTTCATGTTTTTCTCATGCACTAGTAACGCTAATACTGAAGAGGAAACAATAATGTTACCTTCAAATCTTTCGGTTTCAGCAACAGTAGCTGGTGCAACTGCACAAAACCCAAACGGAGATGGTAGCGGAACAGTAAATTTTAACATCAGTGCAACTAATGCGACTTCTTATAAAATTTTACTTGGTAATGGAGAAACTAAAGAGTTAACAAATGGAAGTTTTACTTATACCTATACAACAGCGGGTACAAATACCTATGTTATATATGTGTCAGCATATAATTCAGGACAGTTTGTTTCTTCCACTATTTCAGTAACGGTTTTTGTGGGTTCTGCTTTAGTTTGGTCAGATGAGTTTAATGTCAATGGCGCTCCCGATAGTTCAAAATGGGGATATGATTTAGGTGCTGGTGGCTGGGGAAATAATGAATCTCAATACTACACGAACAGACCGGAAAATGTAATTGTTCAGGATGGTTTGTTAAAAATTAAAACTTTAAAAGAAAGTTTCAGCGGAAGCAATTATACTTCGGCTCGAATTCTTTCAAAAGATAAATTTTCGTTCAAATACGGAAGAGTGGAAATTAGAGCAAAACTGGCTTTGGGCGCGGGAACTTGGTCCGCTTTATGGATGTTAGGAAGCAATATAAGTACAGCTGGTTGGCCTGCATGTGGAGAAGTAGATATTATGGAACATGTTGGAAACAGTCAAAACAGGGTTCATGGATCCTTGCATTCTCCAGGACGTTCAGGAAATACACCTGATACAAGCACGGTTATGGTTCCTAATGCTTCAACTGAGTTTCATGTTTTTTCCATAGATTGGACAGCAACATCCATTAAGTTTTACGTTGATAATCAGTTGTTTTATACCTTTACAAATTCGGCGAGTCTTCCTTTTAATCAGAATTTTTTCTTAATCATAAATTGTGCAATGGGAGGGAATTTTGGCGGAGCAATAGACCCTAATTTTACGGCTTCTACTTTTGAGGTCGATTACATTAGGGTTTACAATTAA
- a CDS encoding RagB/SusD family nutrient uptake outer membrane protein, whose protein sequence is MKTIKFKYLCIAAAVISLGSCTEEFVDVTPKGSFLSDNYYANQDQATAALVGVYDAIRKNTGGFENMVGMMNAGSDDFFAGGGGSTDGAGIQGFSTHTLTGTIVPGSFWNDHYQGIFRANTLLLKLPGVAMPDDVKARFSGESKALRAMYYFNLVRLFKNVPLLLDPLTATNMYEVEQATSEAVYAQIEKDLIDAIATLPTSVPADTESGRLTKGAAQALLGKVYLQEGKKTEAAAILALVNGTPGGTNQYGNKLLTNFSDLWVVSNKFNTESLIEVSHTSAGNSDWGFWGSGRDEGNSLNVMVGPRSYSRPSGSTAPDLPSGWSFNVITQDLYDAIKLDPRFGATILDLKALKAAGKADYIGGYQDTGYFLNKFLPRKEDVRTGGGAAELNYRQNSYIIRLADTYLMEAEALGSGARAQALLDAVRSRVGLPSVPVTLAAIKNERRMELAGEGHRFFDLVRWGDAATKLSNRGFVAGKDEIFPIPIRELQGTKLKQNPGYN, encoded by the coding sequence ATGAAAACGATAAAATTTAAATATTTATGTATTGCAGCAGCTGTGATTTCTTTAGGTTCCTGTACTGAAGAATTTGTAGATGTAACACCAAAAGGGTCATTCCTTTCGGATAATTATTATGCGAATCAAGACCAAGCTACTGCAGCTCTGGTAGGAGTTTATGATGCCATTAGAAAAAACACAGGTGGTTTTGAAAACATGGTAGGCATGATGAATGCTGGTTCAGATGACTTCTTCGCAGGTGGAGGTGGTTCTACAGATGGAGCAGGAATTCAGGGTTTTTCCACGCATACACTTACAGGTACAATTGTTCCCGGAAGTTTTTGGAATGATCATTACCAAGGAATTTTTAGAGCAAACACTTTACTATTGAAATTACCAGGTGTTGCTATGCCAGATGATGTAAAGGCTCGATTTAGTGGAGAATCAAAAGCATTGAGAGCCATGTACTATTTCAACTTGGTTAGATTGTTCAAAAATGTACCATTATTATTGGATCCTTTGACAGCTACTAATATGTATGAAGTGGAACAAGCGACATCAGAAGCTGTCTATGCTCAAATAGAGAAAGATTTGATTGATGCAATTGCTACTTTACCAACATCAGTTCCTGCTGATACTGAATCTGGACGTCTTACAAAAGGGGCCGCTCAAGCTTTGCTTGGAAAGGTATATTTACAAGAGGGTAAAAAAACCGAAGCAGCAGCTATTCTAGCCTTAGTAAATGGAACTCCAGGTGGAACAAATCAATATGGGAATAAATTGCTGACTAATTTTAGTGATTTATGGGTAGTTTCTAATAAGTTTAATACGGAGTCACTTATTGAAGTTTCTCACACCAGTGCTGGTAATTCTGACTGGGGATTCTGGGGTTCAGGTAGAGACGAAGGGAATTCATTGAATGTTATGGTAGGGCCTAGAAGTTATTCAAGACCATCAGGTTCTACAGCACCTGATTTACCATCAGGATGGAGTTTTAATGTTATCACTCAAGATTTATATGACGCCATTAAGTTAGATCCAAGATTTGGTGCTACAATATTAGATTTGAAAGCTCTGAAAGCAGCTGGTAAAGCAGATTATATTGGTGGATATCAAGATACAGGATATTTCTTAAACAAATTTCTTCCTCGAAAAGAAGATGTAAGAACTGGTGGTGGAGCCGCAGAATTGAATTACAGACAAAATTCGTATATCATTAGATTAGCAGATACTTATTTGATGGAAGCCGAAGCATTAGGTTCAGGAGCAAGAGCTCAAGCATTACTCGATGCAGTTAGATCAAGAGTTGGCTTGCCTTCTGTTCCAGTTACACTTGCAGCCATTAAAAATGAAAGAAGAATGGAACTCGCTGGTGAAGGACACCGATTTTTCGATCTTGTTCGATGGGGTGATGCAGCGACTAAATTATCAAATAGAGGTTTTGTAGCTGGTAAAGATGAAATTTTCCCTATTCCAATACGAGAACTTCAGGGAACTAAATTGAAACAAAATCCTGGCTATAATTAA